Proteins from a single region of Granulicella tundricola MP5ACTX9:
- a CDS encoding rhamnogalacturonidase, which yields MPNQNRRDLLKFSGAGLAAALGTSAPSFAAPAPTKPNQHTFDIRAFGAIGDGKTLDTPAINRAIEAAAAAGGGTVLVSPGTYLCFSIHLKSNVDLYLSQGSTIIAADGPINPGDTAGYNGGKYDAPEPKTAWDAYQDFGHNHWHNSLMWGEDLHNLSITGSGLLWGRGLNPGHGNHVLPDGVGNKTIALKNCRNVIFRDFSILKGGHFGLLLTAVDNCTVDNLKIDTDRDGIDIDCCKNVRVSNCTVNSPEDDAICPKSSFALGYARSTDNVTITNCYTTGKYEIGSLLDGTFKIGKLANNKAATGRIKCGTESNGGFRNITISNCVCEGARGIALESSDGALLEDIAISNITMRECTVSPLYVRLNARMRAPAGTKVGTMRRIYINNLISYNSTSVQPGILAGIPSNLIEDVNLSNIYFHQVGGGDRKLAETIPDQGLKDYPDPTRMGGLPSHGLFLRNITRLDVSHIEFALATPDQRPAIWAENIQGMDLFRIKTPHTSGPNYVLRQVSDFTLSGSRGTRDSSFEKISDRIL from the coding sequence ATGCCCAACCAGAACAGACGCGACCTCCTGAAATTCAGCGGTGCAGGCCTGGCCGCAGCCCTGGGCACCTCAGCCCCATCCTTCGCAGCACCCGCACCCACCAAACCCAACCAGCACACCTTCGACATCCGCGCCTTCGGAGCCATAGGCGACGGTAAAACCCTCGACACCCCAGCTATCAACCGGGCCATCGAAGCCGCGGCAGCCGCAGGCGGAGGCACAGTCCTCGTCTCCCCCGGCACCTACCTCTGCTTCTCCATCCACCTCAAAAGCAACGTCGATCTCTACCTCTCGCAAGGCTCCACCATCATCGCCGCCGACGGCCCCATCAACCCCGGCGACACCGCCGGTTACAACGGCGGCAAATACGACGCACCCGAACCCAAAACCGCTTGGGACGCCTACCAGGACTTCGGCCACAACCACTGGCACAACTCGCTTATGTGGGGTGAAGATCTCCACAATCTCTCCATCACTGGCTCTGGCCTCCTCTGGGGACGAGGCCTCAACCCCGGCCACGGCAACCACGTCCTCCCGGACGGCGTCGGCAACAAGACCATCGCGCTCAAGAACTGCCGCAACGTCATCTTCCGCGACTTCTCCATCCTCAAAGGCGGCCACTTCGGCCTGCTCCTCACCGCCGTCGATAACTGCACCGTGGACAATCTCAAGATCGATACCGACCGCGACGGCATAGACATCGACTGCTGCAAAAACGTCCGCGTCTCCAACTGCACCGTCAACTCGCCGGAAGACGACGCCATCTGCCCCAAAAGTTCCTTCGCCCTCGGCTACGCCCGCTCCACCGACAACGTCACCATCACCAACTGCTACACCACCGGCAAGTACGAGATCGGCAGCCTGCTCGACGGCACCTTCAAGATCGGCAAACTAGCCAACAACAAGGCCGCCACCGGCCGCATCAAGTGCGGAACCGAGTCGAACGGCGGCTTCCGCAACATCACCATCTCCAACTGCGTCTGTGAAGGCGCACGCGGCATCGCGCTTGAAAGCTCGGACGGAGCTTTGCTGGAAGACATCGCCATCTCCAACATCACCATGCGCGAATGCACCGTCTCTCCGCTCTACGTCCGCCTCAACGCCCGCATGAGGGCCCCGGCCGGCACCAAAGTCGGCACCATGCGCCGCATCTACATCAACAACCTCATCAGCTATAACTCCACCTCGGTCCAGCCCGGCATCCTCGCCGGCATCCCCAGCAACCTCATTGAGGATGTCAACCTCTCCAACATCTACTTCCACCAGGTCGGCGGCGGAGACCGCAAACTAGCCGAAACGATCCCGGACCAGGGCCTCAAGGACTACCCCGATCCCACCCGGATGGGAGGCCTGCCCTCCCACGGGCTCTTCCTTCGCAACATCACCCGCCTGGACGTCTCGCACATCGAGTTCGCCCTCGCCACCCCGGACCAGCGCCCCGCCATCTGGGCAGAGAACATCCAGGGCATGGACCTCTTCCGCATCAAGACCCCACATACCTCCGGCCCCAACTACGTCCTCCGCCAGGTCTCCGACTTCACCCTCAGCGGCAGCCGAGGAACCAGGGACTCATCCTTTGAGAAGATCTCAGACCGCATCCTCTAA
- a CDS encoding glycoside hydrolase family 28 protein, with the protein MPEHDEQRRSFLRGAMQGLVALPLTAVLPASVYAQTGRKKAVAPAPTQKPKSDVQVNVRDLGATGDGSTKDTVAMQLALDRCSVLGGGEVLVPAGEYLTGALRIHSNTVLRIEEGASLNGSPDIGDYPFTQVRWEGRWIKGYSAFISAQDGENVTIIGKGKIVASPAIKGRVVHADGSPMVYTRPAAGTAPNPDGPTNVARRDIMRNPALMEFTHCRNVLVQDVFTQGNDMWSTHPVYCENVTFRNVTVHSGADGIDVDSCKGVVIDGCEFVTRDDCISLKSGRGMEGNTIGVVCEDIHISNCTFNDAVWACIGIGSETSGGIRNVHVEHCKCLGARTFAIYIKSRPGRGAFIEDIYMNDLEVSGAQQGFLRFNILNSGLQDPDPVPGDDGIPTIRNFHFSNIRVKDVPVLVDGASIHPRKPLEGFSLTNVTGTCGKGIRLANIHHAVIHDVKVTGFAGPLLSTRNVTGTGLGGAVPLQEEKVPDAIGPPVKAYVLR; encoded by the coding sequence ATGCCGGAACATGATGAGCAACGGCGGAGTTTTTTGCGTGGTGCGATGCAGGGATTGGTGGCTCTGCCGCTGACTGCTGTCCTCCCGGCGAGTGTTTATGCACAGACGGGTAGGAAGAAGGCGGTGGCCCCTGCACCGACCCAGAAGCCGAAGAGCGATGTTCAGGTCAACGTGAGGGACCTGGGGGCTACCGGGGATGGCAGTACGAAGGATACTGTTGCGATGCAACTGGCGCTGGACCGATGCAGCGTTCTGGGGGGCGGGGAGGTACTTGTGCCTGCGGGTGAGTACCTGACGGGTGCGCTGCGGATTCACTCCAATACGGTGCTGCGGATCGAGGAGGGCGCAAGCCTGAACGGCTCGCCTGATATTGGTGATTATCCGTTTACCCAGGTTCGCTGGGAGGGGCGGTGGATCAAGGGCTATAGCGCCTTTATCTCTGCTCAGGATGGGGAGAACGTCACCATCATCGGCAAGGGAAAGATCGTTGCGAGTCCGGCGATCAAGGGGCGGGTGGTGCATGCGGATGGGTCGCCCATGGTTTATACGCGGCCTGCTGCGGGGACTGCTCCTAATCCAGACGGGCCTACGAATGTTGCGCGGCGGGACATTATGAGGAATCCTGCGCTGATGGAGTTTACGCATTGCAGGAACGTCCTGGTGCAGGACGTGTTTACGCAGGGCAACGATATGTGGTCTACCCATCCGGTGTACTGCGAGAATGTGACGTTTCGGAATGTGACGGTGCATAGCGGGGCGGATGGGATCGATGTGGACTCCTGCAAGGGCGTGGTGATCGATGGGTGTGAGTTTGTAACGCGGGACGATTGTATTTCTCTTAAAAGCGGGCGGGGCATGGAGGGGAATACGATTGGCGTGGTCTGTGAGGATATTCATATCTCGAACTGCACGTTCAACGACGCGGTCTGGGCGTGCATCGGGATTGGGAGTGAGACGTCAGGGGGGATACGCAATGTGCATGTCGAGCATTGCAAGTGCCTGGGGGCGCGTACGTTTGCGATCTATATCAAGAGCAGGCCGGGGCGGGGAGCGTTCATTGAGGACATTTATATGAATGACCTTGAGGTGTCTGGCGCGCAGCAGGGCTTTCTGCGGTTCAACATTCTGAACAGCGGGCTGCAGGACCCTGATCCAGTGCCGGGCGATGACGGCATTCCGACGATCCGCAACTTTCACTTCAGTAATATTCGGGTGAAGGATGTTCCGGTGCTGGTGGATGGGGCGTCGATCCACCCACGGAAGCCGCTGGAGGGTTTCTCCCTGACGAACGTGACGGGCACATGCGGCAAGGGGATCAGGCTGGCGAATATCCATCACGCTGTGATCCATGACGTGAAGGTTACGGGCTTTGCGGGGCCGCTGCTGAGTACTCGGAATGTGACGGGGACTGGGCTTGGGGGGGCGGTTCCGCTGCAGGAGGAGAAGGTGCCGGATGCGATTGGGCCGCCGGTGAAGGCTTATGTTTTGAGGTAG